One Plectropomus leopardus isolate mb unplaced genomic scaffold, YSFRI_Pleo_2.0 unplaced_scaffold29419, whole genome shotgun sequence genomic window, TGTTCACTGTGTTTAATCTGTAATATGTTTTAGAAGAAAGAAGGCTTTCAGGTGACATAACAAACCCTCtggctgcacttttttttaggtcaaCACTTCCCTACTGGCTGCAGTGACCtcattattttctgtgctgtttttactgaaatgattttgttctttctttcatttctgatatagaaatcttttttcattctttattaaCACAACACATTGCAACATAGATCCagcatacaaatacaaaacatataGAATCAATGTAGGAGTATCAAGTGTCTTGATTGCCACCTCGGCAGTTGAATCATTGAGTAGTTTCATATGATGTAAATATCCCTCACAAAAGCAgcaattttaagtttttatcaCTCACAAttaggtttaaatattttgctaGAATCAttacaaaagtcaaaataaagagggttttgactttttttccactcaaGGAAGCCAAACaccacattttccaaaaatactgTTTTCAAAGATATGGTCCATGATGAATCTGCAAATGTCCTTTCAGAATTTCTAGGTGTGAAAACGTCAAAAAAGGTGTAAAGTAGTTTCAGTGTTTATCACAAAAAGAGCAGCATGTAGTGACAGGCAGGGTAGAACTAATGAATCATCAAGGGCACTGCCTTAACCTGATTTACAATCTAATATTAATGACGAAGCATCCACttcatttctgatatttttgagccattttgtttttaatctgatgTCTGCTAAGCCTCACACTAATGTctctgaaaaaatgtttttttctcaaattaatGTATCCAGGTTATAATTAAATGTGCCAGTTGactgtttattttatagtttcTAACAATGTTTATTGCATGTCTTTTGAAGCACGGAGCTGGAGTAAGGATGAGGTTGGTCAGCCTTGTCAACCAAATGAGAACTGTGTCAGTCTGAAAGTAGTAATGACAGTTACGCTGCACGGTGTGCCCCTTTACCCCGGCTGTAAGAGAGCCCACTGTATctcatttgttacatttttacagtaatttaaatatttgccaatatttcctttaaaatgttgacCTGAATCAGCTGACATGCTGATTTTTGCTGACATCACAAACAGATtcttgaaaattatttttcattaacaaaatgaacatgtacaAGACATCAACCCTAAATTGAGGTATTTTCCTTactttgcaaaatgaatgaatcatttcacacactgaaaagcactgtattccatgtctccatctgctggttggCCTTCGCAATCAGAGTCTGCAGAATATAATGTTAATTTACTACAGAAGAGTATCGATGATCACTGAAATTAGCTGGGGATAATCTGTGCACCACAGATAATTTCAGATActgtaaatgttgttttctcCAGATTGTAACATGATGTCATGACATCACGTGTAGAAACCCAGTCCTGTTTCTAGTTTCTATGGTAACTTATACATGTCTATAAACTGgaagaatatttttgacatgaGTCTTAATCCAGCTCCAACATGCCCGTATGCAACGGGAAGAAAATGTGTCATTGATAATGTtcagacaaaaatgttttaaaacccAAATATTATCACTTTCGGACTCATCAGACTCTGTTCTGagtcatttttatctattaactattttcattttgtcatttattcaaGGTTTGATCATGACATAATTATCCGACTCCATCAATACCAGCTGAGAGGAACAGTGGAGGATTTTTGTCATGGATCATCAGACCTCAGGCCCACACAGCCACACCCCCGGCTATCAGTGGCTGTCTTTTGCTTACCAGGGCCTGACGGAGATCCCATATGAAAGCATtctgacacagacagagacactggAGGTGCTGGACCTGAGCTACAATCTGCTGGATGAGTATCCTTCTCTAAATAACCAGAAGTTTgaacaccaaacaaaaacacagtgctcCTTTGTGCCTTaccttgcttgttttttgctgctttcCATGAACTCACCAATAGTCACTTTGCTGGACACATACCATTGAAAAATGTGCATCTGTTACCCCtgttaaaacttgagcaaactgactcaatttcttttaaaagtttaagaaggaactgccaaaaaaattgacaagaaatcaagtaaaaagttataagaaaattacctgaaaataagtgatAAAGaagataatgaataaataaataaataaaacaaaatcaaaccaaaaacaaacaacaaaagaccCAAAGAGaattctaaaagaaaaaagagagactgaaagaaagcacttaattaaaataattcagatagataatttttaatatataattctaagatttagattttctggatttttttcccccattttttgcaatatttatttaattatcacCCCAAgcttaatttcaggtcattgtcttgtcaccttttacagttaatttattaatttatttttcttcaatttgaaggacatttcttgccatattgttgttgtttttttgatttttttaaatgaaatcaaacaagtTCTGAGGGTTTCggatgtttaaatgcttgtaaaaggcttctgaatgcagcacaagaaaaaaaatgtcactctaAATGTAAAAGGGTTAATCTCACATAAATATTTGTAggtaaatataaaatcagttgGAAAACATACACAGTGATACAGTAAACTGCTGTGTGTTTCCATCAAATGTGAGCAGTCTGAGAGCGGCGTGTTGTCCTTCATTCCCTCCTTTTGGAACCTGGCTCTGCTGGGTCAGCTGGAGAAGCTCAGCACTCTGATCCTGGactgcaacaacttcacatcTCACATCAAGTTCCCCTACATGCTGAGTGTCACCACAGTGTGCATCAACAAGAACAAGATCAACAACCTGCCCGTGTTTGTGGAGGAAATCAGACGAAAATTCCCCAACTTAAAGTGAGCCTGggcttgttgtgtgtgtatgcagagGAACTGGAGTCAGTTTCTATAACCCAGATTTACATTCCTCTCTGCTTTGTGCTTCTGTGCACTCCTCTCTGCTACAGAATCCTCAGTATGATGAACAATGAGGCAGCACCGAGCTATTTTAATGGAGGCAGTCTGACCCAGTACAAAGATTACAGGTGGGCATCCAGGGCCTTTTCACGCAAATCAAGAACCACAGCGTTTCTAAAATCCTGGCCATGACTCGACACAACCTGATCCTACATTAGCTTTCTAATTAATGACACTGAAGTTTCACCTGAACTGAACATGttcatttcaaatgtcaaaaatccaTGGTGCaacagttttggacattttaccTGTAGTATTGCGTCTCT contains:
- the LOC121938421 gene encoding leucine-rich repeat-containing protein 72-like; this translates as MDHQTSGPHSHTPGYQWLSFAYQGLTEIPYESILTQTETLEVLDLSYNLLDENLALLGQLEKLSTLILDCNNFTSHIKFPYMLSVTTVCINKNKINNLPVFVEEIRRKFPNLKILSMMNNEAAPSYFNGGSLTQYKDYRQYVISQIPGLEILDDTEVLEKERAQARKTYQLQQISRSSRKRKEDSSKKHTQMKKKSNTVIRQ